Below is a genomic region from Methanococcus vannielii SB.
AATAACTGACTCAAGTTTTATTTCAAACCCGTTTAAAAAATAGGATTCCCCTTCTTTTAATGTTCCCCGGTAAACTTCTTTTCCAAGAGTTAATCTGTCTGCATCTGCACTCATTCCCATTACGACCCATTCTTCTCCTAAAAATGCAATATTTCTTCCCGGTGCAGTTCCTTTTAAACCTCCTGGAACCCCAGTATTTTCATCAAATAATAGTGTCATGTAGGCCATTTCATCAGAATTTACTCTCCAATTTGCACCATCTGGTTTAATTCTTGCAAACAAAAATTCAGCTGAAACATCATCATCAGAATTTGCAAACCAGTTTGATGGGTCAGTATCAGTTACTTCAAGTAATGTAGATACTTCTTCAAGGGAAGTATATTGAGTAGCATCTAGGTCTGTTGAACTATCAAAAAGTGCAGTAGTTATTAAACTTACATAATCATCGTTAACACTTGCCGCAAAAAGAGAATCCGTAACGCCTGAACCAAAAAGGTTAAAACTGTCAGATTCAGAATACGCTTTAACAGAAAATTTTGCATTCCCTAATTCTCCAGAACCTTCCTTAAACATTAGTGAACCAACCTTTGCAGCAATATTTGCAGCAGCTACAACGTCTTTTGAAGCGGCATTTGAACCAACAACAATATTAATATTAGGATTTCCATTGGAAACCACATTTGAAGTAAAAGAATCAACATCTCCAACTTTTTCAACTGCAAAAACCCCTGTTAATGCCATTGAACCAAAAAAAAGTCCTGAAGACAACAATGCACCAATTTTTCCCATACTATATGCCATATATTCACCCATTTTTTACTACATTTTTTAAAAAAGTTTTATATTGTATTAAAAAAATTCTATAATATAATATTTATGAATAATATTTAAATGTTATTATTTATTACTAAAATTTTTAAAATAAATCGTATAATATATATATCATTTGGAAATAACTTAAGATAATAAACAGAGGTGGTTTAAATGGAAATTGATTGGGCTGAACACTTTAGAAAAAATTATGCTAAAACCCAGTTTAAGTCGGAAACTGAATCTAAAAATTTTTGGGATTCATTTTCAAAAAATTATGCTAAAAACGTTCTGAAAAATGAAAGAATCGAAAAAAACATGAATTATTTTAAGAATAACTTTGAATTGGATGAAAACACTTCAATTCTTGAAATCGGGCCCGGACCAGGAACTTATACTATTCCGTTAGCAAAAGAAGTAAAGGAAGTTACCGTTATTGAACAATCGACAGGAATGATAGACATTTTAAAAAATAGAATGGAAGAAGAAGGCCTTACAAATATTAATATTATTAACAAGCGATGGGATGATGT
It encodes:
- a CDS encoding S-layer protein, producing MAYSMGKIGALLSSGLFFGSMALTGVFAVEKVGDVDSFTSNVVSNGNPNINIVVGSNAASKDVVAAANIAAKVGSLMFKEGSGELGNAKFSVKAYSESDSFNLFGSGVTDSLFAASVNDDYVSLITTALFDSSTDLDATQYTSLEEVSTLLEVTDTDPSNWFANSDDDVSAEFLFARIKPDGANWRVNSDEMAYMTLLFDENTGVPGGLKGTAPGRNIAFLGEEWVVMGMSADADRLTLGKEVYRGTLKEGESYFLNGFEIKLESVIKRGNEYRVTAKILKDGKVVREVSDTTPVNLMSSGVGIRFQKVYEDISQNSGYADVVIVNNVKGMDLGSEVIPNYELYAVLHNGGKLEYTDDFVKGQKRAGFALKYVGDDLKGLKDGKEIKIADYAKLAFDDENSNTKLNMFFKMDLEKDVSISKNQKARVLNTEIILNELKASAKQNVQLNAPVALLDTETSLKNTDKNLILVGGPVVNSLTDELVKKGLVVIDEKSPATLVSLKDAANGKDVLIVAGGNRDKTSEAANALIEMM